Proteins from a genomic interval of Pelagibaculum spongiae:
- the holA gene encoding DNA polymerase III subunit delta produces MKIKAEQLQSKLSQGLPPVILISGDAPLLVQETADSVRSHLLAQGYERNRHSVESGFVWNELLEDAGSLSLFSSYKLLELAMPNGKPGTEGSGIIKGFCQNPPADTVLLIVTGKLDGSAQRSAWHKAIDKAGWLVQLWPPTVQQMPGWIRQRLQKAGFKPDQSACEILSSRTEGNLLAASQEVEKLALLLPAGPLSGDAVAQAVADSARYDIFQWVDACLAGDAERVCRVLEGLKAEGDEPTLLVWALARELRTLSQVVYARAAGQNPDAALDKAKTPGLPPFLWDKRKPLLKSILRRHGNIASWQSWLEACGEADRICKGMAPGDVWLKLLSIGLAMAGRPVEPL; encoded by the coding sequence TTGAAGATCAAAGCAGAACAGTTGCAATCCAAACTATCACAAGGCTTGCCGCCGGTTATTTTAATTAGTGGCGATGCACCTTTGCTGGTGCAGGAAACGGCCGATAGTGTGCGATCACATTTGTTGGCTCAAGGCTACGAACGCAATCGTCATTCGGTTGAAAGTGGCTTTGTTTGGAACGAACTATTGGAAGATGCCGGTAGCCTGTCATTATTTTCTAGCTACAAATTGTTAGAACTGGCAATGCCTAATGGCAAGCCGGGCACCGAAGGCAGTGGCATTATTAAAGGTTTTTGTCAAAATCCGCCTGCTGATACGGTGCTGTTGATTGTGACTGGCAAGTTAGACGGTTCTGCACAGCGTAGCGCTTGGCATAAGGCGATTGATAAAGCCGGTTGGCTGGTTCAATTGTGGCCGCCAACCGTGCAACAAATGCCTGGTTGGATTCGCCAAAGATTACAAAAGGCCGGTTTTAAACCTGATCAATCCGCCTGCGAAATTTTATCTTCCCGTACCGAAGGCAACTTGTTAGCGGCCAGTCAGGAAGTTGAAAAGTTGGCATTATTATTACCGGCAGGCCCATTATCTGGTGATGCAGTAGCGCAGGCAGTGGCAGATTCTGCTCGCTATGACATTTTCCAATGGGTGGATGCTTGTTTGGCCGGTGATGCCGAACGGGTATGCCGCGTTTTAGAAGGTCTGAAAGCAGAGGGTGATGAGCCGACTTTGCTGGTTTGGGCCTTGGCGCGTGAGCTGCGAACCTTATCGCAAGTGGTTTATGCCAGAGCCGCCGGTCAAAACCCAGACGCCGCTTTAGACAAAGCTAAAACGCCGGGCTTGCCGCCATTTTTATGGGATAAACGTAAGCCGCTGTTGAAAAGTATTTTGCGTCGTCACGGCAATATCGCCAGCTGGCAAAGTTGGTTGGAGGCTTGTGGCGAAGCCGATCGAATTTGTAAAGGTATGGCACCGGGCGATGTCTGGTTAAAGTTATTGAGCATTGGCTTGGCAATGGCTGGCAGGCCGGTTGAGCCGTTATAA
- the lipB gene encoding lipoyl(octanoyl) transferase LipB, with the protein MSQSIADTLQVRWLGRVDYQTTWQQMRDYTDNRDQNSPDQLWLLEHHPVFTQGQAGKAEHVLAAGDIPVVQTDRGGQVTYHGPGQLIGYFLIDLKRKNIGIRPLVTGIEQSLVEYLNQQGINAAADPNAPGVYIDGSKIASLGLRVRKFRSYHGLGLNVNTDLEPFLRINPCGYQGMQMTRMSDFGLTQSVEQAGTELAPVIAKLLDYTHIQWDK; encoded by the coding sequence ATGAGCCAATCTATTGCCGATACCCTGCAGGTTCGCTGGTTAGGTCGCGTTGACTACCAGACAACTTGGCAGCAAATGCGCGACTACACAGATAACCGAGATCAAAACAGTCCCGACCAATTATGGCTACTGGAACACCACCCTGTGTTTACCCAAGGCCAGGCAGGCAAAGCCGAGCATGTGTTAGCTGCTGGTGACATTCCGGTGGTGCAAACCGATCGCGGCGGCCAAGTGACTTATCACGGCCCGGGCCAGCTGATTGGTTATTTTTTGATAGATTTGAAACGAAAGAATATTGGTATTCGGCCACTAGTCACTGGCATCGAGCAAAGTCTGGTGGAATATTTGAATCAGCAAGGCATTAACGCAGCTGCCGATCCCAATGCACCAGGCGTTTATATCGACGGTTCGAAAATTGCCTCTTTAGGGTTGCGAGTTCGCAAGTTTCGCAGCTATCACGGGCTAGGCTTGAATGTTAATACAGACCTTGAACCTTTCCTTAGAATTAACCCCTGCGGTTATCAGGGCATGCAAATGACCCGGATGAGTGACTTTGGTCTGACCCAGTCAGTTGAACAGGCTGGAACAGAACTTGCGCCGGTTATCGCAAAACTACTGGATTACACCCATATTCAATGGGACAAGTAA
- a CDS encoding YbeD family protein has translation MASQNKPSAGTDAANRTDEIFDFPCSFPIKVMGRTTADIHSIVCKVMEKNVKDFSDKMIKVRPSKGDKFIAITATIIATSKAQLDAIYLELNGHPDVMMTL, from the coding sequence ATGGCCAGCCAAAACAAACCCTCTGCCGGCACTGATGCAGCCAATCGAACCGATGAAATTTTCGACTTTCCCTGCAGCTTCCCAATTAAAGTGATGGGCCGAACTACTGCGGATATTCACAGCATTGTTTGCAAGGTAATGGAAAAGAACGTCAAGGATTTTTCAGACAAGATGATCAAGGTTCGCCCGAGCAAAGGTGATAAATTTATTGCGATTACTGCAACGATTATCGCCACCAGCAAAGCACAACTGGATGCAATCTATCTGGAACTTAACGGTCATCCAGATGTGATGATGACCTTATAA
- a CDS encoding glutamate-5-semialdehyde dehydrogenase — protein MNVTEYMQTLGQQARQASRAISRAAPGDKVNALLAMASAIDSSRTELAAANQQDLQNGRDKGLEPAMIDRLALTPAGIDTMIESLHQVAGLADPVGEITDMSYRPSGIQVGKMRVPLGVVGIIYESRPNVTIEAASLCLKSGNACILRGGSEAIHSNKALAKCIQQGLEQVGLPKHAVQVVETTDRAAVGELITMQDYVDVIIPRGGKGLIERISRDAKVLVIKHLDGICHVYIDDQADIEKAVKVAFNAKCHRYGTCNTMETLLVHQGIAATVLPQLAEKYQKEKVELRGCEATRQILTDATPATEQDWATEYLAPVLSVKIVEDMNEAIDHITRFSSAHTESIITENHTRAMKFVREVDSSSVMINASTRFADGFEYGLGAEIGISTDKIHARGPVGLEGLTSQKYIVLGDGHIRQ, from the coding sequence ATGAATGTCACTGAATATATGCAAACCCTAGGTCAGCAGGCACGGCAAGCCTCCAGAGCGATTAGCCGCGCTGCGCCGGGTGATAAAGTGAATGCGTTATTAGCGATGGCGAGTGCGATTGATAGCAGCCGAACTGAGCTAGCTGCTGCCAATCAGCAAGATCTACAAAATGGTCGTGATAAAGGCCTTGAGCCGGCGATGATTGACCGCTTGGCATTAACCCCTGCAGGCATTGATACCATGATCGAAAGCCTGCATCAGGTGGCGGGTTTGGCAGATCCCGTGGGTGAAATCACCGATATGAGCTATCGGCCATCCGGTATTCAAGTCGGTAAAATGCGGGTGCCTTTAGGCGTGGTGGGGATTATTTATGAATCCCGGCCAAACGTCACTATTGAAGCGGCCAGCTTGTGTTTGAAATCGGGTAATGCCTGTATTTTGCGCGGCGGTTCAGAAGCGATTCATTCCAACAAAGCATTGGCCAAATGTATTCAACAAGGCCTGGAACAAGTCGGTCTGCCCAAGCATGCAGTGCAGGTGGTGGAAACCACCGATAGAGCGGCAGTGGGCGAACTGATCACCATGCAAGATTATGTCGATGTGATTATTCCGCGTGGTGGCAAAGGTTTAATCGAGCGAATTAGTCGCGATGCCAAAGTACTGGTGATCAAACACCTAGATGGCATTTGCCATGTCTATATCGATGATCAGGCAGATATCGAAAAAGCCGTTAAGGTTGCATTCAATGCCAAATGCCACCGTTATGGCACCTGTAACACCATGGAAACTTTATTAGTTCACCAAGGGATTGCAGCCACTGTATTGCCTCAATTAGCCGAGAAATATCAAAAGGAAAAAGTCGAGCTGCGCGGCTGTGAAGCAACCCGACAGATTCTGACCGATGCAACCCCGGCAACCGAGCAAGATTGGGCGACTGAATATTTAGCACCGGTGTTGTCAGTGAAAATTGTCGAAGATATGAACGAAGCAATCGATCATATTACCCGCTTTAGCTCGGCGCATACCGAGAGCATTATTACTGAGAACCATACCCGGGCGATGAAGTTTGTCCGCGAAGTTGACTCTAGCTCGGTGATGATTAATGCCTCGACTCGATTTGCCGATGGCTTTGAATATGGCTTGGGTGCCGAGATTGGTATCTCCACCGATAAGATCCATGCCCGCGGTCCAGTTGGCCTAGAGGGTTTGACCAGTCAGAAATATATCGTGCTGGGCGATGGGCATATTCGCCAGTAG
- a CDS encoding D-alanyl-D-alanine carboxypeptidase family protein, producing the protein MSLSRSILRTISTIKRTCAVALLVVSVPATAAFIPAAPELAAKSYVLMDFDSGRVLVNQNGDDQVEPASLTKMMTVYVVDQELAGGRLNKDELVRISKKAWKTEGSRMFVDVNTKVRVGDLLKGVIIQSGNDASVALAEHIAGTEEAFAELMNTYAVKLNMTGSHFMNATGLPAEGHYTTAMDMATLAQAIIRDFPENYSLYSEKWFKWNDIRQPNRNKLLWRDSSVDGLKTGHTEAAGFCLVTSAKKKNMRLISAVMGTKSDNARAQESQKLLTYGFRFFETHKLYQAAQPLHQSRIWKGSQEQLELGLAQDFYITVPRGQKPNLKAEMVIDQPFLEAPAAKGEQFGKVEVKLEGAVIAERPLVALQAVEEGGLFSRLWDSLILLIKRLLI; encoded by the coding sequence ATGAGCCTAAGTCGATCTATTCTACGCACGATCAGTACTATCAAACGTACCTGCGCCGTCGCCCTATTAGTGGTTTCTGTTCCCGCTACGGCAGCATTTATTCCCGCCGCACCAGAGTTAGCTGCAAAATCCTATGTATTGATGGACTTTGACAGTGGCCGAGTTCTGGTTAACCAAAATGGTGATGATCAGGTTGAACCTGCCAGCTTAACTAAAATGATGACCGTTTATGTGGTCGATCAGGAACTAGCGGGTGGCCGCTTAAACAAAGATGAACTGGTTCGTATCAGTAAAAAAGCCTGGAAAACTGAAGGCTCAAGAATGTTTGTCGATGTAAACACCAAGGTTCGGGTCGGAGACCTGCTCAAAGGTGTCATCATTCAATCGGGTAATGATGCATCGGTGGCACTGGCTGAGCATATTGCTGGTACTGAAGAAGCTTTTGCCGAATTAATGAACACCTATGCCGTGAAATTAAACATGACCGGCAGCCATTTTATGAATGCCACCGGCTTGCCAGCAGAAGGTCATTACACCACTGCGATGGATATGGCGACATTAGCTCAGGCAATCATTCGTGATTTTCCAGAAAACTATTCACTCTATTCAGAGAAATGGTTTAAATGGAATGACATTCGCCAACCTAACCGCAACAAGCTGTTATGGCGTGATTCATCGGTTGACGGTTTAAAAACCGGTCATACCGAAGCCGCTGGTTTCTGCTTGGTGACTTCTGCCAAGAAAAAGAACATGCGCTTGATCTCGGCAGTAATGGGCACCAAAAGCGACAATGCTCGCGCCCAAGAAAGCCAAAAGCTACTGACTTATGGTTTCCGTTTCTTTGAAACTCACAAGCTTTATCAAGCAGCGCAGCCCCTGCACCAGTCACGTATTTGGAAAGGCAGCCAAGAGCAGCTCGAGCTGGGTCTGGCACAAGACTTTTACATCACCGTGCCACGTGGCCAAAAGCCAAATTTGAAAGCAGAAATGGTAATCGACCAACCATTTCTTGAAGCACCTGCCGCCAAAGGCGAACAATTTGGCAAAGTAGAAGTGAAGCTGGAAGGTGCAGTGATTGCTGAGCGGCCTTTAGTTGCTTTGCAAGCAGTCGAAGAAGGCGGTTTATTCAGCCGCCTGTGGGATTCACTAATCCTATTGATTAAACGCTTACTTATTTGA
- a CDS encoding IS110 family transposase: MQYIGVDVSKEKLDCLWLRDPAIGKVKSKKIRNNLKGFQELEAWMLKNTQASKAEIHITMEATSVYHENLAEYLYDSGFKVSVVNPSRIKSYADSSKVIHKTDKSDSKTIACFAEHYKPDLWQPAPEEARLLKALLARLEAIESDLQRETNRLEKAESTVTPVRVMNSLHEMITRLKDEKKRLKQDIDDHIGRYPQLKENRRLLETIPCVGPVLSSYMLALLMGKDFENAGQVAAYLGLIPRIRESGKWKGQSRLSKRGPGIIRKKLYLPAVNACKKNPDIAEHTRRLMANGKCKMQAIGAAMRKLVQICFGVVKHQNEYRPQVKITA, from the coding sequence ATGCAGTATATTGGTGTAGATGTCAGCAAAGAAAAACTGGATTGTCTTTGGCTACGAGATCCAGCCATTGGTAAGGTTAAAAGCAAAAAGATTCGGAATAATTTAAAAGGCTTTCAAGAGCTTGAAGCTTGGATGCTTAAAAACACTCAAGCAAGTAAAGCTGAAATTCATATTACGATGGAAGCAACCAGTGTTTATCATGAAAATCTTGCAGAATATCTTTATGATTCAGGATTTAAAGTCAGCGTAGTTAATCCTTCTCGCATCAAATCTTATGCCGATAGCAGCAAGGTTATCCACAAAACAGACAAGAGCGACAGCAAAACAATTGCGTGCTTTGCTGAGCATTACAAACCTGACTTATGGCAGCCAGCACCAGAAGAAGCACGGCTGTTAAAAGCCTTATTAGCACGTTTAGAAGCGATTGAATCAGATTTGCAGCGAGAAACGAATCGTCTGGAAAAAGCTGAAAGTACCGTAACGCCTGTTCGTGTTATGAATTCACTGCATGAAATGATTACGAGATTAAAGGACGAAAAAAAACGCCTCAAACAGGATATTGATGATCATATTGGCCGCTATCCACAATTAAAAGAAAACAGACGGTTACTTGAAACAATACCCTGTGTAGGTCCCGTTCTTTCTTCATACATGCTGGCCTTATTGATGGGTAAAGACTTTGAAAATGCAGGGCAAGTTGCCGCATATCTGGGGTTAATTCCCAGGATAAGAGAATCAGGCAAATGGAAAGGGCAAAGCCGCTTGAGCAAGAGAGGTCCAGGAATAATCAGGAAAAAGCTTTATTTACCTGCAGTTAATGCGTGTAAAAAGAACCCTGATATTGCAGAGCATACTCGGCGTTTAATGGCCAACGGTAAATGTAAAATGCAAGCCATAGGCGCAGCGATGCGCAAGCTGGTACAGATTTGTTTTGGTGTTGTAAAACATCAAAACGAATACCGACCTCAAGTGAAAATTACAGCTTGA
- a CDS encoding D-amino acid aminotransferase has translation MQPVAWLNGEFLPQSEARISPMDRGFLFADGIYEVVPVFAGKPLAIEQHLIRLTQSLESIQHPNPLSIEQWTTTIEQLIEKNGGGDIGVYIQVTRGSYQKRTHQFPPLENTQPTVFMTASSLPAFSAEAIGNGFHAITSDDFRWGRCDIKSVALLGHCMLRQQSFEQDAIETLLEKDGWLTEGTSSNVFLIKDGRLLTPKADLRILNGITRQLVIDLARQADIPVEIRDIHIEALFKADEVFITSSTKDLLPIVKIDNKTVANGQPGPIWEKLTQTYQQLKSQ, from the coding sequence ATGCAGCCTGTTGCCTGGCTCAACGGCGAGTTTCTTCCTCAATCTGAAGCTCGCATCTCCCCAATGGATCGTGGTTTTCTATTTGCTGATGGCATTTATGAAGTGGTGCCAGTATTTGCTGGAAAGCCTTTAGCCATCGAACAACATCTAATTCGACTGACGCAAAGCCTCGAATCTATCCAGCACCCCAACCCCCTCTCAATCGAACAATGGACCACAACCATTGAGCAGTTAATTGAGAAAAATGGCGGCGGTGATATTGGGGTTTATATTCAGGTGACTCGCGGCAGTTATCAAAAGCGAACCCACCAGTTTCCACCACTGGAAAATACCCAGCCAACGGTATTTATGACCGCTTCCTCACTGCCAGCATTTTCAGCCGAGGCTATCGGCAATGGATTTCACGCAATTACCAGTGATGATTTTCGTTGGGGGCGTTGCGATATTAAATCGGTCGCTTTGCTCGGCCATTGCATGTTGCGTCAACAATCATTTGAGCAAGATGCAATTGAAACTCTGCTGGAAAAAGATGGCTGGTTAACTGAAGGGACGTCTTCCAACGTTTTTCTAATCAAAGATGGTCGACTGTTAACGCCGAAAGCCGACTTACGCATTCTCAATGGGATCACCCGTCAATTGGTTATCGACCTAGCGCGTCAGGCAGATATTCCAGTTGAGATTCGCGACATTCATATCGAAGCCTTGTTTAAAGCAGATGAAGTGTTCATCACCAGTTCAACCAAGGATCTGCTACCGATCGTCAAAATCGACAACAAAACAGTTGCGAATGGCCAGCCAGGCCCCATCTGGGAAAAACTAACGCAGACTTATCAGCAACTGAAAAGCCAATAG
- a CDS encoding LPS-assembly lipoprotein LptE, which translates to MLKSLKLISFLLLSLSLSACGFHLRGSQAFQPLEMRIDGEYSQLYRYLTEDLKPSASAALQLTIIDEKWIDRSLSYDTSNNVTEYELVYRVQYTLGVATPEGPLRKKTMELMRVYQADTANPLANRAEQRLLVDDMTRRAAKKLLARAKAAK; encoded by the coding sequence ATGCTGAAATCACTGAAATTAATTTCCTTTCTGCTGTTATCTCTTTCCTTATCGGCTTGTGGTTTTCACTTGCGTGGCAGCCAAGCATTTCAGCCGCTGGAAATGCGAATTGATGGTGAGTACAGTCAGCTTTACCGCTATTTGACTGAAGATTTAAAACCTAGCGCCAGTGCCGCTTTGCAATTGACAATCATCGATGAAAAATGGATTGATCGTAGCTTGAGTTATGACACATCCAATAATGTCACCGAATATGAATTGGTTTATCGGGTGCAATACACCTTGGGTGTCGCAACCCCCGAAGGTCCGTTGCGCAAAAAAACCATGGAACTGATGCGTGTTTATCAGGCCGATACTGCCAACCCTTTGGCTAACCGAGCTGAGCAACGGTTGTTAGTAGATGATATGACTCGCCGTGCTGCCAAAAAGCTATTAGCACGAGCTAAAGCTGCAAAATAA
- the rsfS gene encoding ribosome silencing factor has translation MNSEQLRDMAISALEDVKADNITILDVREKTDVCDYMVIASGTSNRHTRSLGINLSAEMKKADMMPRVEGEEDGEWVLVDLGDVLVHIMLPEARERYDIESLWSAASRD, from the coding sequence ATGAACAGTGAACAGTTAAGAGATATGGCGATCAGTGCGTTGGAAGACGTAAAAGCCGACAACATCACCATTTTGGATGTTAGAGAAAAAACCGACGTTTGTGATTACATGGTAATCGCTAGCGGTACATCCAATCGCCACACGCGCTCTTTAGGTATTAACCTGAGTGCCGAGATGAAAAAAGCCGATATGATGCCTCGTGTTGAAGGCGAAGAAGACGGCGAGTGGGTGTTGGTCGATCTGGGTGATGTGCTGGTTCACATTATGCTGCCAGAGGCGCGCGAGCGTTATGACATTGAATCTTTGTGGTCAGCTGCCTCAAGAGATTAA
- the leuS gene encoding leucine--tRNA ligase, with protein MHQEYQPQQTEAAAQQHWEENKSFKVTEKPGQEKFYCLSMFPYPSGRLHMGHVRNYTIGDVVSRYMRMQGKNVLQPMGWDAFGLPAENAAIKNNTAPAPWTYENIDYMRNQLKRLGFGYDWDRELATCTPEYYKWEQWFFTKLYEKGLVYKKTAAVNWCPNDQTVLANEQVEDGCCWRCDTKVIRKEIPQWFIKITAYAEDLLADLDQLDWPEQVKAMQRNWIGKSRGVEMTFDLAQPIEGVADTFDIYTTRPDTVMGVSYVALAAEHPIALSVAESNPELKAFIEECKQSGVSEAEMATMEKKGVNTGLMAIHPITGEEVPVWVANFVLMEYGSGAVMAVPGHDQRDYEFATKYGIEIKQVITAADGSDTSIAEVAYTEKGTLINSGEFDGLDSAAAFDAISDKLVAADKGKVKVNYRLRDWGVSRQRYWGTPIPFKYTEDGQEIPVPADELPVLLPEDVIMDGIQSPIKADPAWAKTTHNGQPAFRETDTFDTFMESSWYYARYCSADTTDGMLDPAKANYWLPVDQYIGGIEHAVMHLLYARFFHKLLRDAGLVDSDEPFKRLLCQGMVLKDGTKMSKSKGNTVDPQALIDKYGADTVRLFTMFAAPPEMSLEWKDEGVEGASRFLKRVWRLAHKHSESGLVSAEQDLSALNGDQKKVRHALHKAIVQVSDDIAKHQKFNTAIAAVMGLMNVLEKAPLESASDKSLMQEALEAVTLLLSPIVPHISHDLWKALGHDTVLIDQSWPTVDPEALKQDSVLIMLQVNGKLRGKIEVETGASKGAIEALAMADANVLKHTEGKTIRKVIVVPGKLVSIVAN; from the coding sequence ATGCACCAAGAGTATCAGCCGCAACAAACCGAAGCGGCGGCCCAGCAGCACTGGGAAGAGAACAAGAGTTTTAAGGTTACGGAAAAACCCGGTCAGGAAAAATTTTACTGTCTGTCGATGTTTCCTTACCCAAGTGGCCGATTACACATGGGGCATGTGCGAAACTACACCATTGGTGATGTAGTGAGTCGTTATATGCGCATGCAAGGCAAGAACGTATTGCAGCCAATGGGCTGGGATGCATTCGGACTGCCTGCTGAAAACGCCGCAATCAAAAACAACACCGCACCGGCACCTTGGACCTACGAAAACATTGATTACATGCGTAATCAGTTAAAGCGTTTAGGTTTTGGTTATGACTGGGACCGCGAACTGGCGACCTGTACCCCTGAATATTACAAGTGGGAACAGTGGTTCTTCACCAAGCTGTATGAAAAAGGTTTGGTCTATAAGAAAACTGCCGCAGTCAACTGGTGCCCAAATGACCAAACGGTATTGGCCAACGAGCAGGTTGAAGATGGCTGTTGCTGGCGTTGTGATACCAAAGTTATTCGTAAAGAAATCCCCCAGTGGTTTATCAAAATTACCGCTTATGCTGAAGACCTGTTAGCCGATTTAGACCAGTTAGACTGGCCTGAACAGGTTAAAGCAATGCAGCGTAATTGGATTGGTAAATCCCGTGGCGTTGAAATGACGTTCGATTTGGCTCAGCCAATTGAAGGCGTGGCGGATACATTCGATATCTACACCACTCGCCCAGATACCGTAATGGGTGTTAGCTATGTTGCCTTGGCAGCTGAGCATCCAATCGCTTTATCTGTTGCTGAAAGCAACCCTGAGCTGAAAGCATTTATTGAAGAATGTAAGCAATCAGGTGTCTCCGAAGCCGAAATGGCGACCATGGAGAAGAAAGGCGTTAACACCGGCTTAATGGCAATTCATCCGATTACTGGTGAAGAAGTACCGGTTTGGGTGGCTAACTTCGTACTGATGGAATATGGATCGGGCGCAGTAATGGCAGTTCCAGGTCACGATCAACGTGACTACGAATTTGCGACTAAGTACGGCATTGAGATCAAGCAAGTGATCACTGCTGCTGACGGTAGCGACACTTCAATTGCTGAAGTGGCTTATACCGAAAAAGGCACCTTGATCAATTCAGGTGAATTCGACGGATTAGATTCCGCCGCTGCATTTGATGCGATTTCAGACAAACTGGTCGCTGCTGATAAAGGCAAGGTTAAGGTCAACTACCGATTGCGCGACTGGGGTGTTTCCCGTCAGCGTTATTGGGGTACCCCAATTCCATTCAAATACACAGAAGATGGCCAGGAAATTCCGGTTCCCGCTGATGAGCTACCGGTTTTGTTGCCTGAAGATGTGATCATGGATGGTATCCAATCGCCAATCAAAGCAGATCCTGCGTGGGCTAAGACTACTCACAATGGTCAGCCAGCATTCCGTGAAACCGACACCTTTGATACTTTCATGGAGTCCAGCTGGTATTACGCGCGCTACTGCAGCGCCGATACCACTGACGGCATGTTAGATCCGGCAAAGGCCAACTACTGGCTACCAGTCGATCAATATATCGGTGGTATTGAACACGCGGTAATGCACCTGTTATATGCCCGTTTCTTCCACAAGCTGTTACGTGATGCCGGCCTGGTTGATTCTGACGAGCCATTCAAGCGCTTGTTATGCCAAGGCATGGTGTTGAAAGACGGCACTAAGATGTCCAAGTCCAAAGGCAATACGGTCGATCCGCAAGCCTTAATCGACAAGTATGGTGCCGATACCGTGCGCTTGTTCACCATGTTCGCTGCGCCACCGGAGATGTCTCTGGAATGGAAAGACGAAGGTGTTGAAGGTGCAAGCCGATTCTTAAAGCGTGTTTGGCGTTTAGCGCACAAGCATAGCGAGAGTGGCTTAGTATCTGCCGAGCAAGATCTGTCTGCATTGAATGGTGATCAAAAGAAAGTTCGTCATGCATTGCACAAAGCGATTGTTCAGGTCAGTGACGATATCGCCAAGCATCAGAAATTCAATACTGCAATTGCTGCGGTGATGGGTTTGATGAATGTATTGGAAAAAGCACCACTGGAAAGCGCTTCAGACAAGTCATTAATGCAAGAAGCGTTGGAAGCAGTCACTCTGCTGTTATCGCCTATTGTGCCGCATATTTCTCACGATTTATGGAAAGCACTGGGCCATGATACGGTTCTGATTGACCAGTCTTGGCCAACCGTTGATCCAGAAGCACTTAAGCAAGATAGCGTGCTGATTATGCTTCAGGTGAATGGCAAGCTGCGTGGTAAAATTGAAGTAGAAACTGGCGCCAGCAAAGGCGCCATTGAAGCTTTAGCGATGGCCGATGCCAACGTGCTAAAACACACAGAAGGTAAAACCATTCGCAAGGTGATTGTGGTACCGGGCAAACTGGTGAGTATTGTTGCTAACTAG